The DNA region AGTGGGAAATTGACTGATAAATCTGATGTATACTCCTTTGGAGTTGTGCTTCTGGAGCTAATTACTGGAAGGAAGCCTGTGGATGCATCCCAACCCTTGGGGGATGAGAGTCTTGTTGAATGGGTAAATATATTAACTCGATCTTGTcaaaagttctctctctctgccgATACAAAAGTGTCTGAACTTGTTATTCCTAAACTAATATTTAGGAAGGCATTTTTATCAAACTAGATCTGCTTGGCTGcctactataaaaaaaatctgcttgGCTGCCTTTCTCACTTTTGTAATAATATGTCAAGTTTTCACTTTGAATCCATTATAAAATTGTGCTGCTTTTACTGTTTCTTCTATTGCCACTACCCAATTTTTGTTGTTAGAGAAAGTTGATAGCACGACATTTTGTTTGCTTGAGTGTCTTCATGTTCAGTCCACTTCcatccccccacccccccccccccccccctcttttctctctccctgatAAAGAATAATAATTGGTGCTGGTCTTTCTTTtctattaagattttttttttcctttttttgcatCAAATTGTTGCTTCAGGTCTtctgaatcttagaatgtaacATTGGTGAAGCTAGGTATTCTAACTCAAGCCGGTCATGATATAAAAGACGGGGTTCTGGcctcttaaaaaaataagaaaaagaaataaatggcaACTCATCTGCTACTTTTCAAATCCAGCTAGGAATCTTTTCACAGGAAAGATCTTGtgattcaattgaaatttgtATACAtgtttgcatgcatgcataaaaaGGATGTGGGAACAACCAAGTATATATCAGCCAGAGATGTTGCTAAGGAGAAACATGTGCACTCAACCACATTGTAATCTTGCACAATTCACCTTTACTGACCAAAAACCTACTTTCATGTTTCAGGCTCGACCTTTGCTAAATCATGCACTTGATGATGTAGAATTTAAACATTTGGCAGATCCAAGGCTCATGAACTATGTTGGGAGTGAAATGTTCCGTATGATTGAGGTAGCTGCTGCTTGTGTGCGACATTCAGCAGCCAAGAGGCCAAGAATGGGACTGGTAATTAAACTTGATTTTACAAACAGCTGAAAATATTTCCTTTACTTTTCGTCATTCATGATATTAGGATACTGGGTGCATGGTAATCATTTTTCTTGGCATTCTCATTCTTCTCAGGTCGTTAGAGCCTTTGATAGTTTAGCTACTTCTGATCTAACCAATGGAATGAGAGTGGGTGAAAGTGCAGCGTTTGACTCCGCACAGCAATCCGAAGAAATCAGGTTGTTTCGGAGGATGGCATTTGGTAGTCAAAATTACAGTACAGATTTTTTTAGCCAAAGTAACTTGTATAGTTAAGAGGACCTGGTAGATATTGGGAGAGATGAAAAAACTGAACCAGGAGGGCCTGCCAAGCTGCGCTGGAGCCttgttcaagttcaagttgatTTAATTGCAGAGTTTGGCTCAGCTGAGATGCAGTTGTTGCCTGTAAATCAAACAGACATCATCAGCTGTAGAGGCAAAAATTTATACCCTAGATTCTTGAAACCTGGTTTCTTTTTAGCAATATGATGAATCACAGAGTCACGTcagtttatgaaattatttttatataatcactttGTGACTAgagtatttctctttctttttagcTCCACACATACTTGTGGTGCTTTTGTAATTAATTCCTGTTCTTTATATTTTTGTCTCCACCGATATATAGAGGTGCTAATACAGCTCTTTTTTCCCAGTTTTGTTACACAAAGGGATCTGTATAACAAGTGGGAGACTGGTAGATTCTGCTTTTCACTACCCTTTGTCATAAATCAACCAAAAATGTTATATGTAATCATTTTCGTGTActtttttatgtactttattgatgaaattgattgtatattaaaaaaatttaatacagcTAATTAGATCAGtagaatatatatgaaatatgcaaaatacgtaaaagtaatACTCAGCTTCGATGGCTTCATGACATCATCTTCTGGTgtcgtttttattaaaaaaataccataaTGACATTATTCGCTTCCTTGACATTTTTTGTGACTATCTTTGCATATGTATGCCTTCCTTaattaacaaattaaaacaaccaTTTGTCAGATCATGATGTCTTCACGTTGCGTTACGTCAGAAGAGTTGCTTCGAAAAACAAGTATAATACATAACAATCATCACTATCGTTACGTCAGCCGAGTCTCTTAACGAAAAAACAAACTAGATAACAATAATGAAACATAATATCCTCaattgaatttaataatttttctttcagattttcgatttttttttaaaagaaaattcagtTTAAAAAGTCATTCTTATGTCTAATGGTAGTACTCCAAGGGCACACTGTATAAAAGATCACTTATCTCAgcctatttcatttttttttattaaaaatatattattttggtataaaaaaaacacattaatttaaataaaaaaaaatatttaaaaaaattgtataaatttattattatcagCACCGAAAATGAGTATGATTCttttgaaagagagagagagacgacacAGACCTTCCTTAAAAGGCAGATTCCATTGAGAGCCAAAGAAATAGATATATAAGACGTGGAAGTTGCTCGATAAAATCTTGATGAACAGAAGAAGTGGAGTTCAAGGAATCATGGGATGGGATGACAGCTTAATTATGATCATTTTCCTAGACGTACAATATTCTAtaatattttctgataacccCAATCACAAGCTGTACTTGCAAAACTTGTTGTAGGGATCACTGGACGCCATTTTCGtagctttgccagattatttacGATTCCGTTTGCTTCACACTTCCTGAAACCTCCCAAGCGGAGAAAGATCTTATTCCTTGACTACGTAAATGATATAAGCATATATATGACTTCCATTATCATTTCTACTTCTCCAGCAATCATCTCCTCCTTTTCCAGCTACCTTTCACGGTCGGCCATGGAGGACCCCAACATGCTTGCCGCAGACTGTGTTGTCATATGTTGTTGCTGTCAATGCTTGATCCTACAGATTCTCATCTTCGTCTTGCTCAAGCTTCCTTACAAACTGATTCGTAAGACGAGGGATTATGCTAAGAAGAGGCTTCGAAAAAGGAAGAAGGATGATAAGATTACAGAAAGAGAAATGGATCGATACGAAGATGATGATAGCTTTGTGGGAATGCATGGAGAGTCTTTTAGAATTGAAGTCGACGGTTTATTCAGAGATATTGGAGACCATGGTTGTGGGTCTTGTATGGAGGAAGTTGAGAAGGTATTAGAGGAGATGTCTCAGAAGGGGGAGTTTGCATTTGGAAGCTTTTGGGGTAGGAAGGGATCATCAGGAAGCTTATCAACTTGTGTAGCAAAACATGAATTCGATGGCAGAATTGTACCGaatcaaataattgaaatgATTGAATCTTACAGCTATCATAGCAGATCCAACATCATTTTGCCATTTAGATTAACAGTTTGATAGCTGTATTTGATAAATGTTTGCTTTTAGATTTGGATTTGCCATGCAGAGATCGACGACAGCCCGGCCAAAGAGCCATTCATCCTTTAGGGTCTGATTAAAATTGCTCCATCcatccattttatttaacttatttcccgttcaaaacatgctttaatgGTTTAGTTATCCAATACTGAGAATGGTCCATGATGTCAAAATTTTTGGGTTGGAATCAGAATGTGAATTGGTACAGGCTTACAGCATCCCTGCGTATTAAGGATCTTCAAGCAATGAGCGGGCTGAATGGAATGGAGAACCCTGCCTATTTACCctgtttcttcatttcttttcttaccGCAATTTCGACCTGATTGTCTgctcccactctctctctcccactcCTACTTTAAGTTCTACAATTACAGCCATTTCGAACTCAGCGAAAGTACATCAGATCAAACAAAAATTTGAAGAGCCTAAGCATCAGAATCCAAACTACTCCAACATAAGTTTTCTCCATTTCCTAAATCGAAACcttttctaaaatattatacCTCACACGTCACATCCCATGCGGCCAAAAATAGCTTGCGGTGGGAACCTCTCTTATCTCCATTTCGACACTTCCTTTTTATGCTAACTGCCCATTTGGCCATTTCACTACTCCACAGACTTATTCTAATTCTCTCAAAATTAGTCTGATTTgttcaatcaaaaattttatgtgcagtcacttttacgtaatCATTATGCACtatactaatgtgattggttatgtcatttttttaaaatataaaataactattttaactAATCAGATCAATAGAGTGCATaaagaatacacaaaaataaatatatatatatataatagaactcATCTATTGCAGCCGTCACTCATTTTTGCAGTAAAAccatttgtaaaataatttgtaagaCGGTCAATCCAAACCACCCCCATGGTGAACGTAATACTATATTAACCAAGACTAGAGCATGCATGGAATCACAACTATAATTGGTTAGTCCAACTTTTATTTTCTCGTTACACGCTTTGTTCTGAATCTTTTGGAAGCAATGGGTCTCGGCCCCTCCCTTTTGTTTATAGGATTTttataataaacttatttttaaagtaatagaaatactatatatagttttagTGTATACAAATTTTGTAGACTCCTTTTAGATAAAAGTGGAGTTTAAAGAAATTTCGCATGGcttttatatttaagattttttttaaaatgaatgcaaGGAAGTTAAAAGACTACAAATATGGTTGTATTCATTTCTCTTAGGGCTAGTTTGGTATTGAGATCAACtcaattcagtttaattttaaattgagtctaacatttaaatacacaattctcaaattattaaatttatcttaattcaaaatatttttatacgtAAGATCTATAACCTTTctcaattttctataaatagtattaaatttattttaacattcaaacgcaTATAAACTCATATTAAATAGGCTCTATATAACTCTATTaatcatcttaactcattattgtttataaaaaaattgaagtgagttcactatccaaatgcagccaaaataattGTCCAGTCACTCGGTTATAACGTGCTACTCATTCTACCTCAACGCGATTTCAGTTTAAACTTTGAACTATTCTATATACGAAAGAagaaaggaggaggagaagaagaatccCAGCCCCACGTCCTAAACAAACCTAAAACCCACCGAAACACCAGAAACAGATACTCACACACAACACCAATTACTTAAACACCcgatttctttcttctttctttttttttttctctctcctttcacGATGGCCACGCTCCAATCGGAGCAGCTGAAGCAGCTCAAGGAAATCTTCATGCGCTTTGACATGGACTCGGACGGCAGCCTTACCCAGCTGGAGTTGGCGGCCCTTCTCCGCTCCATTGGCCTCAAGCCGTCTGGCTACCAGCTCCACGTCCTGCTCGCCAACATGGACGCCAACGCCAACGGCACCATCGAATTCGACGAGCTCCTCGGCGCCATCTTGCCCGACATGAGCAAGCAGGTGCTCATCAATCAGGACCAGCTCCTGGAGGTTTTCCAGTCATTCGACCGAGACGGAAACGGCTACATCACCGCCGCCGAGCTCGCCGGCTCCATGGCCAGAATGGGTCACCCTTTGACCTACCACGAGCTCTCCCAGATGATGCGCGAGGCCGACACCAATGGTGACGGCGTCATTAGCTTTAACGAGTTCTCGACCATAATGGCCAAATCCGCCTCTGATTTTCTTGGCCTGAAGGTCGCACAGCCACCTTGGCCGGAGAGATCATAGCACGATTTTGTTTTGTCCACCCTTTTCATGTCTTTTTCTCAGCTTTTCACGGAGTACTCGTAATTAGTCGACCATCAattataaaagaagaaaaatataattataagtataattgttcattaatctgtacattaatataatataattagttaaaaaatagatttgattaaaaataatattaatttaaattttaaatatgaataaatcagtattgatacataaattaatgCATAACTATGCTTGTACGTAGAAATTCttgtttaaatttaatttaaggcCCACTACTTCATGTATCATCATCTATTCCTTGTCAAAATTTTATACactatattactattttaattttattctatttataaattttatcttttataaattttaataataatttaaaagataaataatatttataatattagagtGTGTAAGTTACGcgtattcattttgaaaaaaataaataaatataatattcgcataaaaaattaattttttaataataaatcatacttatttttaaaagtaatgtGCGATGGGGCTCGTTTGGATTcaggaatgagatgagattaaatattttagataaaaatcaaataaaatattgatagaatattattttttaatattattatttttttaagatttaaaaaaattagattatttattatattttatatataaatttaaaaaaaaatgtaatgatgAAATTAAACACTCACTAAATACAAACGATCTCTTAAACACAACCCTTAAATGCATCTATATCTAGTTGGTTACTAcacttttttataagaaaaaagctACACAACCTCCACACAtcataatttttgtaatttttttatttgatcaaatatttaatatataaataattaatagaagaattcaagtagtttaagaaaaataaactcaaaaaaatattaaaaaatatagtatgaaTAGGTTGGAGAGATtaagtagcattactctttataaaatattactatctATTCTTGTCCCGACATAAAATTACTTAGGAAGTTATACCTAACGTAATAAATGTGCTGATGGGGACATTTTAGGTAAGAAATAATTATTCATCATGTTCTCATTTGCTTTAGAAATTGAGGGGAGAAGAAAAAATCATGTTAAAAGGATACTTTgtttcttgatttttatttttattttttaacgttTTTGAcaatttgaagaatttttttattttctttttaattttttacaatcaaagaaattagttaaaaataaataatattgtttttcaTCTTAAATTACTTATCTTATTATATTACTAAAACGATATATTTTAAGTGACTATCGATGtgacaacaaaaaacatataaCATCAGTGATCAGTACTCATGATTTATACTTAAAACAAAAgagatatatatgtatgagaaattatttgtacaagtctcaaatagatAAACTTCATACAAACCATTATAAAAAAGTAGACCCTACCTAAAAAgtggaaaaaataatattctttattAGTAAAACTCATATTTTTACGAATGGTTTGTATAGAACTTGTTTACTTGAAACttatatctagtattactcttttttttttaatcagtgcATAGAAATCAACTCATTCAAAACCTACTAGTCAGTACTCGATGGCTCTTTGGCATGTCTTACTGACCAACTGAAGTCTGAGTTGGCTTGACAAATAAGTGGGAGTGACGGAAAATTGGATGTTGATgctctcctttttcttcttgGAATGTTAATTATATACATACAATTATTTTAGAACTCATTTTTATAACCAATAAacgtaaaattataatttcataaaaaataataaaattttctttgatTATTCTTTTTGACCAGAAGTAGAAGTAGAACTACATCTGATGAGAGCTAAGAAAGTAGTATTACTGTTACAGGAAAAAATCTGGTGGCTCAGATTCTCTTTCTTGTAATTCGGAGCAACACTATCCAACTCCAAATTTGCTCCGTTCTGTAGAATAATACTTATCATTCTCACATACAAcacctattttaattttttttttttctataacaaatatgtgatgtatagatgataagtagatGTAACCTTATAatacaaaaatacatttttacttGAAACAATGATACAAAAATACATGGGCATAACTAATAGATGTAACCTCAGGTGGGGTGGCCAAAAGTGAAAACCCGGACAGCACTAATTTGGGGAAACGTTTATCAAATACATGATAGAGATGAATCATGCTCCTGTACACCTTCATCTTGCAATAGAGATCTCTGGGTCGTACCTTCAATCCAAAGAAATAGAAGAACCCATAAATACCTTATATCAAGCTTGAGTTGCACACAGCAGGCAAAATTTCGAAGTTCAGCCAGACTTATTCTACCTCCATTCTGACTGCTACCTATCCCAGAACAAATTCACATATATCACCTGTGGCCATTATTTTCATTGCTTAAGCGGCTAGTACTTGATGCTAAATGCGATGTGAAGCCAAAAGTTGTCGACTGCCGCAAGCTCTGCCGCACCCTATCAAAATACTCGGGATCGTTTGTTCGGCTACTACGCCTTATCAACTGTATTATTTGATGGTACATTGGGAAGAAGCGCATCTGAATTGTCGAGTAAGAGAAGTATGGTATCAGGGCTGAGATCACCACAACAAAAGTGACAAGCCAATACGAAGACGTTGGGGCAAGGTCTTCGATTAAGAGTTTGTAGGCTGTGGTAGAAGTGATAGGAGACATGGCTCCATATATCAAGAGGAAAAGGTACCAGATTGCAATAGAACCCCAGATGGCAACATGTTGCACCAAGGTGAAGTAACTTATAGCGAGTGCCATCTGCAGGTTTACGACCCAAACAACGCATGTATACATTGTCCCCCCAACAATATCCCTCCCAGCTGTTTGTCCATCATTATTGAAAGCCTGTAGCCCCAGAGCCTTCAtgcaggaaaagaaaatgattatgGCACTGCAAAACCCATTTAACATCCAGCCGAGTATTCGACGCCAGCTGAAAAGGACATTTTGCACCCCTTCTTGGTATAATAGAGGAAACTGCCAatggaaacaaaaaatattcaCCCCCAAGCGCAAATCGAGAAACCAAAAATGTAAGTCAAGGCTACGTAGTCAAAAGCTAAGCATATGTTATATAATCAGGCATGCTCTGTTGTTCAACACTAGAGGCAACTCCTGGTACAACGGTTtgcaattcttttatttctggTACATAATAACGAAACTCAAACTATAGGAGGCCAGAATGGTCTTTTTCTGTTCACTCAACAATGTGATTTCTAGGAAtactattcttttttcttttctttttttcttccactAGTCCAACAGTCCCATAAAATGGCCATATGCAAAACAAACCATTTGAAAGTACAGACGGTTCTTGATGCCCagtgctaataaaaaaaaaaaaaatacagacgGCTCTTACACCAACAGCCTGTTTGGCCAATAGCATCGGTAGCAGGTGGGTGATCTCAAAGTGAGGAAAAGAACTTTGAGCCACCATACTTATttatctagaaaaaaaaaatccacaacaTCCTAAGGTCTAAGAGCAATTAGGGGCCTAAGGGGTAGGAGTAAGCAAGATATGTTCTTATGATTATCGCAAAAATGAAAGTTACACGTTCCTTTCTGCACCTCCCCACCTAAAGAAGTATTATGCTAATCTCTCCACACAGAGAGTAAAACATAAATGAATCCATGCATTTGACGGTTAACATACCTTCAG from Carya illinoinensis cultivar Pawnee chromosome 6, C.illinoinensisPawnee_v1, whole genome shotgun sequence includes:
- the LOC122314271 gene encoding uncharacterized protein LOC122314271, with product MTSIIISTSPAIISSFSSYLSRSAMEDPNMLAADCVVICCCCQCLILQILIFVLLKLPYKLIRKTRDYAKKRLRKRKKDDKITEREMDRYEDDDSFVGMHGESFRIEVDGLFRDIGDHGCGSCMEEVEKVLEEMSQKGEFAFGSFWGRKGSSGSLSTCVAKHEFDGRIVPNQIIEMIESYSYHSRSNIILPFRLTV
- the LOC122314346 gene encoding probable calcium-binding protein CML15, coding for MATLQSEQLKQLKEIFMRFDMDSDGSLTQLELAALLRSIGLKPSGYQLHVLLANMDANANGTIEFDELLGAILPDMSKQVLINQDQLLEVFQSFDRDGNGYITAAELAGSMARMGHPLTYHELSQMMREADTNGDGVISFNEFSTIMAKSASDFLGLKVAQPPWPERS